The genomic DNA TTTATCCACGGCAAACACGGACTTATGATTATCTACGACCACTGATCCGTACTTACAATCAGCTGAAATATCATTTCGCACGAGATCCACAATCATAGAAAGCTCTGCGTCTTCTTTCGGAGATGACTTTAATTTATCTTCAAGCTCTGTAGAATACTCATCGAAGTGCAGCGTACCTTTGATGGGTTCAGATGTGACCTTGCCATTATCAACGCGCAGAAACAATTCGGGAGAGGTTGAAATAATCTGCTTATCACCGCTTTGAAACATTGCATAATATGGTGCAGGAAAATTCTTATTTAGCTCGAAAAACCATACAGCGGGGTCAAGTCCATCGATTCTAATACTAAACATTGTAGAAAGATTAAGCTGATAAGTAAGACCGTCTTTAATATACTCTAAAGTGTCTCGCACACCACCTTCATACTCGCTCTGATTAAGCGACATACTCACATCTTGAATGGCAATACTCGGCAAGTCAGTATCAATAATACTGCCAGCCTTATGTGATTCTTGAACGAGAGATAATGAAAGTGCGTCATCAGCACACAAACATTTTATACGGGACTGAGCTTCATCATATACCAATACGGCCTTATACTTTTTGAGATGAACAAACGGATACTGTGTAGACTTCGCAGTCGCTACGGAGCGCACAGCCTGTCCGCATTCATAGCTGACATATCCGATGGTCGGCCTGTCATCTGAAAAGGCGAAAGATTTAACGCCCTGCACAATTGAGTCAGCGAAAGAATCAACTGAAGAGCCATCCAGCGACTCAGCGCTAACAACTAACTCTCCATCAGGAAACAGTGCGATAAAACTTCGTCCGCATTCACCGAATCCCGGAGAGGTCAAAAGGACGTCAGCATTATGTAATTTTACAAAATGAGACGCAATTTCGCGGAATCTGTCAAAGCTGACTGATTCCGAAAAAATCGAGGGCGTAGTCAATAAAAACTCCGGCATCTTCTGTTAAAAAGGATTCTGGATGAAATTGATATCCAAGCAAAGGGCGCTCATTGTGGGCTATTGCCATTGGTACATACTGATTATTTGCGGCAATAACTTCAAGCCCCTGCCCTACTATTTCGCAATAAAGGGAATGATATCTGGCCACGGCTAAATGGTGACCAGCGAAGTCTATCTTCTCAGTGCGACCATGAAAACAACCTTCTAAGCGCGAAGTTTTTCCGCCGAAATGCTCATTAAGAATCTGCATACCGAGACATATACCCAGCACAGGTTTACCAGAGTTGAGCAAAGCGCCATAGCCACGGTAATCCTGCGGCGTACCAGGACCGGGTGACAGAACAAGTAGATCGAATTTATCGACATCAAAGGATAACTGAGTATGCTCGTCAACAAGATTATCCGCACACGGCAAAACATCTAAGTGCGAAACAACAAGAACCCTCGCCCCTACAATTTCTCTGACCAGCAGGTGCTCGAGGTTATTTGTAAAACTGTCGTTGTTATCGATCAGAAGGATTTTCATCGGCAAACCGCGTCATTAAAATATTTTCCAGTCAACATATGGCGTGAGTAGTTACTCCAGCAGGCGAACATGAGCAAGCTTATTGCACTTACCGTTCTGAGACTGTATACATCCGTTTCGAAACGGCACACAACAAAGTATTCATTATCAATTAGTCACATATATGCGGACTGATCGCAGTTTAATAAGGAGTTTATCATGGAATGTATTTCTAAGCGCGCCTGCGAGATCACGCCTTTTCTGGTCATGGATGTCCTTGAAGCGGCACAGAAAATGGAACGCGAAGGCAAAAATATAATTCACATGGAAATAGGGGAGCCTGATTTCGACACCCCCGAATGCATCAAAAAGGCGTGCTGCGAAGCCCTAGATAAAGGTGAGACACATTACACGCACAGCCTCGGCATTCCAGAACTGCGCGACGCCATCAGCAAATACCATAAAGAAAGATACAATGTAGATGTTGATCCGGGCCAAATAATTGTGACTCAAGGCACATCCCCTGCCATGCTCCTACTGTTCACATTCATCCTCGATCAGGGCGACAATGTCATCACATCTGACCCTTGCTATGCTTGCTACGACAATTTCATAAATTTTGCTGGAGCCAATCCAGTAAAAGTACTTACAAGTGAAGACGATGGATTTCAGTTCCGTCCTGAAGAAATAAAGAAAGTCATCACAGACAAAACTAAAGCTATTCTAATCAACTCTCCATCCAACCCTACAGGCACGCTTCTTTCTCCAGAGAACATGAAAAAGATAGCAGAATTAGGACCTTGGATTATATCAGATGAAATTTACCACGGCTTAGTTTACGGCGAGCAGGAGCATTCCATCCTCGAGTACACAGACCATGCATTCGTCTTAAACGGCTTCTCAAAGCTATTCGCAATGACAGGCTGGAGACTCGGTTATTTAATCGCGCCCAAAAAGTACGTACGGCCATTACAGAAACTTTGTCAGAACTTTTTCATATCAGCCAACACAATGGCTCAATGGGCCGGAGTAGCCGCCCTAACTGAATCATGGGATGACGTTAACCGCATCAAAGACATTTACAACGAACGCCGCAAGTTTCTAGTCAAACGACTACGCGAAATAGGATTCGATATCAAAGTCGAACCCACCGGAGCATTCTACATATTGGTTAACATGAAATCCTATGCGGAAAAATTCGAAGGAAGCTCCTACAAGCTAGCCTTCGATATTCTCGAAAAAGCAGAAATAGGCGTAACGCCCGGTATCGATTTCGGCGAAGGTGCAGAAGGGTTCATCAGATTTTCATACGCCAACTCTATTGAGAATTTGGAAGAAGGCATGAATAGATTTGAGAAGTATGTGAAAGAATTTAAATAGATTTGAAATTTAAATAGCCCTGCGAACTTTGGTTCACAGGGCTATTTAAATATTATTATAAGCGTAAAAACATCTAACTTAATAATGTAAAAAGTCTGGTATACTATCTTACATTTCGAAGACGTTTCTTCAAAAAATAAAGAACTACTCCGCAATACGGGCGTAGCTGACCTTCAGCATTGTGAGATTGGTATTCTTCGATTTTTCTTCGCAACTTCTGCTCAGTCCAAGTTCCACGTTTAGGCAGTTCCTTTAGAAGGCGCTTGACGATAGAACTCCTATTTGATTTTAAAAAAGGAACATTTAGATTTAACACACCACTTAGCTCAGTATTAAACTGGGTGTCATCTGAAGAAATAGTTCCATCAGGGCTATACTTAATTGAATCCTCAACTCTATCCCGTGCGGGATGACACCGAAGTGCCCCATCTCCTTTTTTTACATCACAATGTTCAACAGCCGATCCGCTGCCTTCATTACCACAACAAGCTCCAAGCATATTCGAATAGGTAAACTTTTTTTCTGGATAATTATGTTGGCATTGCCAATGCTCAAGCCGCATTGAGTTAGGATAAATCCTGTTCATACAGTAGCAACAAAGATAGCCCTGCTCTTTACATAATTCTTCTTGAAGAGCTTGTTTTGCTTGCGGAGTAATATCGTCGTTAAAATCACCAGTGTAGTTATCAAAATCTATTAATTCGCTATTATCTCGTTTCCAATCAAGAACTTCCTGAGGCTCAGAGTTTTTATGAATATTCAGCATGCGAATTACTCTGATAGTTCCAGCATAGTACGAGCCTCAATCAATGCCGGAATTTCACCAAATTCAATCTCATTCTTTTTAATTAGATCTCTGGCATCGTCAAATTTTTCATCTTCAATATATTCATATATTGCTTCAAGATCAGTTTCCAAGCTCTCCGTAAATTCATCCTGCCCCATAACTTCAGTCAACACATCTGAGACGCTCAACCCTTTACTTCTAACAGGCTTTTCATATTGAATATCACCATTCGCATCTCGATATAAAGAAATAATATTATCAGCCGAAACTTCACTAAGAATTTGCGGAGAATGAGTTGTAACTATAAACTGACATTTAGGAAAATTTTCAAGCAAGGCCGGAATAACTTTACGTTGCCATTTAGGATGCAAGTGGAGATCTATTTCATCGATAATTAGTATATGTTCAGCTTCCAATGGATTAGTTCCATCAACCACATCAATAACAACACTCACTGCAATAGCGGCAATCAATCCAACAAAAACATGTTCTCCTAATGACAGCTGATCCAACGTGAGGGAAATACGTTTATCTCCAATGCCCTTAACTACTTCTACAGAATTCTTTGTATTACTATAAGTAATCCTTGATAGTCCGGTAATATTTTCAACAACCTGCTTTACAGCCTGCAATTTAGGGTTCAAATTAAAGGTCTTAGGCTGATTTCCGTCATCAACATAAGAACGAAAGGCTGCATTTTCAAAATCTTCCTGAGTCTTAATCCAATCAAATGCATAAGAGTAGGAAGCATTATTTACTAGCATCAAATTAAGTCTAGAGTCTTTTCTGACAACCTCTCTTATGTGACTATCTGGTGGAGAATCTGAAAAGCCAACTCCTCTTTCTGCGGGAAAATAAGCACGTTCAATAAAATCTACACGAGAAAATTCGTCTTTTAAAGTACTTTTAAAGTCATCTGGAGAGCTGCTACCAGTTACAGATATAGACTTACCTTCTCGGTTAAAACAAAGAGTACGAAGAGCGTGATCAGTCGAATTGAAAATATCAAATGGCTGTATTTGCAGCATATTCTCAAGAGACGTACGCTCGTCGCCTGCAACATGATTTAAACGAGACCCTATAAGTCCTCGGACAATAGCAACAAGAATAGTCGATTTACCGCAACCATTATCCCCAACAAGCACATTCAATCGTTTATCAAATTCAATATCTAAATCGCGGATACCGCGAAAATTCTTAAGAGATAGTTTTTCAACGTACATAATAGGATTCTCCAAGCAGATTATAAAAAAATTCCCACCGCCAAGAAATCTTGCCGATGGGAATATAAGTACAATATCAAGCCCTGTTACTCAAGGTGCTAGATTATTATTTTTTAACCCCCTTACCCCTCGAATTTCTCCCCACCAATCTTCTCCATCTTAATAAAGAACATCAGTAGCGCGGGAATCATGAACACTGTGAATACAGTAGATAGCGCGAGTCCGCCTAGTACAACGGCTCCTAACCCTCGGTAGAGTTCCGAACCTGGGCCGGGTGCAATAGCCAGTGGCAACATTCCGAAAATCGATGTTGTCGCTGACATGTAAATTGGCCTTAGCCTCGACCTCGTCGCGTCAAGTACTGCCTCTTTGTGATCCATTCCGCCTTGTCGCACATTGTTCAGCGACTGATGCACAATGAGAATAGCGTTATTTACCACTACCCCGATTAGGATAACGAAACCTAGCATCGTCAGCACGTCAAGCGGCTGCGGTGCTATGAATATGTTTTCGAGTTGTAATCCTAAGAATCCACCTGCGCCCGCTAGAGGTACAGTCAGCAGGATAATAAACGGGTAAATGAAGTTCCCGAACAGAGCCGCCATAAGTAGGTATGTGATGATAATTGCCAGCAAGAAGTTCCACTGCATCGCCTCACGAGTCTGGGTCAGCTTGTCTGCCGCCCCACTCATTCTTACGTTTACATCTTCAAGAAGTCCCATCTCCCTTACTTTCGGGATGAGGTTATTCTGAATGATGTCCATAGCTTCTTCAAGCGGCATAGATTTAGGAGGCGTAATCTGCAAAGTCACGGTCCTCTGCCTTTCTAAGTGGCGAATCTGAGTAATCCCGTAAGTCCTTTCTATATTGGATAGCGATGAAATCGGTACAGCCCAACCTTGTGGAGTAGCAATCAGTGAACTGAAAAGTTCTTCCGGTGTGCTGACTCCTGCTTCTGATGCTTTTAATTTCAAATCTATTTTCTTTTTGCCTTCTTCTTTATAATCACCAATCTTGCGACCATCCATCAAAACATCAATTGCATCACCCATCTCACGGCTAGTCATTCCTGCCGCGCGGACTCTATCACGATCAGGTACAATTCTTACCTCAGGGTAAAGCATTTCGAGCGAAGGAATAGGCCTGACCTGCGCACCCGGCACAGCGCCTCTTGCCATACCAAACATCGTTCCGGCAGCAGCAATAAGACGATTCATATCAGATCCACTAAAGTCTACCGCAACCATACGCCCTTTACCGAGACCGGACTCAAAGATTGAGGCCTGAATACTAACCCCGAACATACCGGGGATTGAATTCATAATCTTACCAAAAAGCGGTATTAATTCAGCAGGGCGTTCCTCATCCTCGGAAATTGCTCCGAAAAGATTAATGGTGGGTGCTGATACATAAAATAGCTGATCAATTGCGGGAAAGCCATCTTTCTCCTTATGCATATGTGGTTCAACCTGCGAAGAAATAAATTCTCCGATGGAATCACGTTCTTCATACGAAAGGCCCGGTGGTGGAATCAAGATTGACAAAACCAAGTTTCTATTTCCCTGCGGCAGATATTCCATTTTCGGGAAGAAGGAAATCACTAGCAAAGCCGATGCTACCACCAGAATCACGACGGTTGAAATCCTTGTCATCCAGTTTCGAATGGAAAGCTCAAGCACTGCCATGATCCAGTTGGAACATTTTGCACCAAGTCTGGTAAGGACATTGTTTCTGACTTTTTTCTCTTTACCGGAAAGTGAATAGAACTGCTTTGCAAGCATGGGAATTACGGAAACAGATACAAACAAAGACAAAGAAATAGCACATGTTACCGCAATGGCGATATCTTTGAATAGCTGCCCTGCTTCTTCCTCAATAAATACAACAGGAAGGAATACGGCAACGGTGGTAAGTGTAGAGGCCAAAACCGCGCCCCAAACTTCACTTGCTCCGTCATAGGCCGCTTTGTACGGAGGCTTGCCCATACTTCGATGTCGATCAATATTTTCCAAAACTACGATGGCGTTATCTACTAACATCCCCACCGCAAAGGAAATGCCGGACATACTTACAATATTTAAAGATCTTCCTAACCCTCCAAAAACAATGAAGGAACCTACCACCGAAATAGGTATAGCGATG from Maridesulfovibrio frigidus DSM 17176 includes the following:
- a CDS encoding anthranilate synthase component I family protein, which produces MTTPSIFSESVSFDRFREIASHFVKLHNADVLLTSPGFGECGRSFIALFPDGELVVSAESLDGSSVDSFADSIVQGVKSFAFSDDRPTIGYVSYECGQAVRSVATAKSTQYPFVHLKKYKAVLVYDEAQSRIKCLCADDALSLSLVQESHKAGSIIDTDLPSIAIQDVSMSLNQSEYEGGVRDTLEYIKDGLTYQLNLSTMFSIRIDGLDPAVWFFELNKNFPAPYYAMFQSGDKQIISTSPELFLRVDNGKVTSEPIKGTLHFDEYSTELEDKLKSSPKEDAELSMIVDLVRNDISADCKYGSVVVDNHKSVFAVDKLLQMYSRVRGELTEGRDCIDLFFNAFPGGSITGCPKKSSMELIEKLEPHGRGPYCGSVVVINGPQDMVSSISIRTAVYDLATKDLTYWAGSGIVIDSDPEAEYLETIAKAGKILNPSQS
- a CDS encoding aminodeoxychorismate/anthranilate synthase component II, which encodes MKILLIDNNDSFTNNLEHLLVREIVGARVLVVSHLDVLPCADNLVDEHTQLSFDVDKFDLLVLSPGPGTPQDYRGYGALLNSGKPVLGICLGMQILNEHFGGKTSRLEGCFHGRTEKIDFAGHHLAVARYHSLYCEIVGQGLEVIAANNQYVPMAIAHNERPLLGYQFHPESFLTEDAGVFIDYALDFFGISQL
- a CDS encoding AAA family ATPase — encoded protein: MYVEKLSLKNFRGIRDLDIEFDKRLNVLVGDNGCGKSTILVAIVRGLIGSRLNHVAGDERTSLENMLQIQPFDIFNSTDHALRTLCFNREGKSISVTGSSSPDDFKSTLKDEFSRVDFIERAYFPAERGVGFSDSPPDSHIREVVRKDSRLNLMLVNNASYSYAFDWIKTQEDFENAAFRSYVDDGNQPKTFNLNPKLQAVKQVVENITGLSRITYSNTKNSVEVVKGIGDKRISLTLDQLSLGEHVFVGLIAAIAVSVVIDVVDGTNPLEAEHILIIDEIDLHLHPKWQRKVIPALLENFPKCQFIVTTHSPQILSEVSADNIISLYRDANGDIQYEKPVRSKGLSVSDVLTEVMGQDEFTESLETDLEAIYEYIEDEKFDDARDLIKKNEIEFGEIPALIEARTMLELSE
- a CDS encoding efflux RND transporter permease subunit encodes the protein MDFVKFSIEKPVSIMVGVILLVLFGTLALTGLPYQLSPTVTEPEITVETVWNGATPYEIERDIIEEQENVLKGVTGLLEMESECFNNLGRISLRFKIGTNVDDALLRVSNKLNEVKKYPADSDRPVITATGAATSPVIWMIFKVKDGSTARIDEFATYFENDVRQYLERVDGVADLFIGGGTKKEMHVIIAPEKLAAYNLTIAKVTEVLKSENTNVSAGNMGVGRRDYRIRTTSEFRSPAEIEAVVITSSGQQRVTIGDVGKVLPGFKKADVAMYNNGVPGIAIGVKPEPGANVLDVTRDVRAVVDSLNEGMLAKEGVYLDWVYDQAPYIMGAIDLVKQNIIIGGILAIIVLLIFLQSLSSTIIVAIAIPISVVGSFIVFGGLGRSLNIVSMSGISFAVGMLVDNAIVVLENIDRHRSMGKPPYKAAYDGASEVWGAVLASTLTTVAVFLPVVFIEEEAGQLFKDIAIAVTCAISLSLFVSVSVIPMLAKQFYSLSGKEKKVRNNVLTRLGAKCSNWIMAVLELSIRNWMTRISTVVILVVASALLVISFFPKMEYLPQGNRNLVLSILIPPPGLSYEERDSIGEFISSQVEPHMHKEKDGFPAIDQLFYVSAPTINLFGAISEDEERPAELIPLFGKIMNSIPGMFGVSIQASIFESGLGKGRMVAVDFSGSDMNRLIAAAGTMFGMARGAVPGAQVRPIPSLEMLYPEVRIVPDRDRVRAAGMTSREMGDAIDVLMDGRKIGDYKEEGKKKIDLKLKASEAGVSTPEELFSSLIATPQGWAVPISSLSNIERTYGITQIRHLERQRTVTLQITPPKSMPLEEAMDIIQNNLIPKVREMGLLEDVNVRMSGAADKLTQTREAMQWNFLLAIIITYLLMAALFGNFIYPFIILLTVPLAGAGGFLGLQLENIFIAPQPLDVLTMLGFVILIGVVVNNAILIVHQSLNNVRQGGMDHKEAVLDATRSRLRPIYMSATTSIFGMLPLAIAPGPGSELYRGLGAVVLGGLALSTVFTVFMIPALLMFFIKMEKIGGEKFEG
- a CDS encoding pyridoxal phosphate-dependent aminotransferase, with translation MECISKRACEITPFLVMDVLEAAQKMEREGKNIIHMEIGEPDFDTPECIKKACCEALDKGETHYTHSLGIPELRDAISKYHKERYNVDVDPGQIIVTQGTSPAMLLLFTFILDQGDNVITSDPCYACYDNFINFAGANPVKVLTSEDDGFQFRPEEIKKVITDKTKAILINSPSNPTGTLLSPENMKKIAELGPWIISDEIYHGLVYGEQEHSILEYTDHAFVLNGFSKLFAMTGWRLGYLIAPKKYVRPLQKLCQNFFISANTMAQWAGVAALTESWDDVNRIKDIYNERRKFLVKRLREIGFDIKVEPTGAFYILVNMKSYAEKFEGSSYKLAFDILEKAEIGVTPGIDFGEGAEGFIRFSYANSIENLEEGMNRFEKYVKEFK
- a CDS encoding retron system putative HNH endonuclease, translated to MLNIHKNSEPQEVLDWKRDNSELIDFDNYTGDFNDDITPQAKQALQEELCKEQGYLCCYCMNRIYPNSMRLEHWQCQHNYPEKKFTYSNMLGACCGNEGSGSAVEHCDVKKGDGALRCHPARDRVEDSIKYSPDGTISSDDTQFNTELSGVLNLNVPFLKSNRSSIVKRLLKELPKRGTWTEQKLRRKIEEYQSHNAEGQLRPYCGVVLYFLKKRLRNVR